GTCGATCACTGCCGGCACCTGGCCGGTGAGGGTGATGATCTGCCCCTCGCATGCCGCCTCGATCTTTGCGCGCTCGTCGATGGCCTGTTCCTCCGGGGTCCGCGGCGGCCAGGCGCCCGAGTTCCGCCGCCCGCCCGGCCACCACGGTGTTGCGGTTGTAGGCCGCGTCGTTGCCACCGACGAACACCGCAAACGGCAGATTGCGCAACCCCAGCACCGAGGATTCGTTCGGATGCCCCGCCATCATCGCGGCCGACGCGAATCGGTCGGCCATGCGAGGCGCCAGTTGCCAGACTACGTCGCCGCCCGCCGAGTAGCCCAAGAGGTACACGCGGTCAGGATTCACTCCGGACAGGGCCACATGGGCATCGATCAGGCTCTGAAACAGCGGATCGATGTGGGCTTCGTGCCACAGATTCCACGTGTCGGTCGGCGCCCGGGGGGCCACGTAGATGCCCTCGGCCGGTTCGTACAGGCGGATCTAGGTTGCGCCACTGGCGGTCGTTGACCTCCGGACGGGTGTTGCCGCCTCCGTGCATCGAAATCCACAGGCTCCTCCCTTCCGGCGGCGCCTCGCCGAAGGTCCGGTCCAGCCATCGCAGCACCCGGTCGCCATGAGCCATCGACTTCTCCGCCATCGCCTTCCGCCACCGGGCCGAAGGGGAGTTCCCGCACTTCGTTCCCAGGGACAAATTGCAGACGTCCTTCCAACCCGGGGGTCAGATCAAGCCGGTCCGCGACTTCATCTCAAGCGCGCACCCTCCCTCCCCGAGCAGGTACTGATCGAGCATCTCGGACAGCGGATCCACCAGCCAGTACTCCCCCACCCCATGCGCCTCGTAGAACCGGCGACGGCGTTCCCGCTCCGCGCCCAGACGGGCATCCAATTCGGCCACGAACTCGGGAAGCGTCGGCAACTCCATCACCTGTTCCAACAACGCGTTCAAGGAACGGGGGTACAGACCGCCACCCGACCGGCAAGGACGCCCCGATCTTCGCCTTGGATGGTCCGAAAGGCTGGAGATCACCAAGAAGCCCGTCACCACTCCCCGATCCGGTTACTGATCTTCTCGTGGTCCCGCCCGCCATACCGGCGCCCGGAAACGCCATCGGGGCTTTCTCGCAACTCCAGGCTATAGAGAATGCACACACGCCACGGGGACTGGTCCGGCGCAGTGACCAGGAACTCCTCCACAGTGCCCGGTGCGACCATCGCCGTGCTGCCCGACGGATAGTCGCGAGCGACGGTCCTCCAGCCGACCGGTTCGGAGACGTCATCCGGATCCCACACCTGGACCCGGACGTTCCACACCAGAATCCCCAGGGACTCGGCGTTCGTCACCGCGAACCGCGCGATCGACTCATTGGGATGCCTCGGACGAAGGGAGACCGAGATGCGATGCGGGTTGACCCGGTACACAGGCACGTAGAGATCGCCCATGGCATGGACGACATATTCGTCCGCATGCTCCTTCCCGGAGCCGTTCCCCTGAGGTTCCGCGACGCGAGCCTCCGCGGATGCGTCGGGCACGTCTTCGATCGGGAGAGCGTCGAGTCGTTGCGGCGCATCGCCTGGGGGATCGGGCGGCAATTCGGTTTCGCGCGACCGGCCTGGATCCGCGGCGGCACCGTCGGGCACGGCCTCGTCGATCCCAACCTTCGGCACGGCCTTCAGTCGAATCGGTTCCTGTCGGCTTTCCAGCGTGGCCTCGTCGAAGGCGTCCGATGGGGCATACCCGGGCGCATCGAAGCGGTAATACCGAGGCTGGACCTCGGGTGCGGCGCCGATTCGAAAAAGACCCTCCCCATCGAGAGCGATCGGACGCGGTTCGCT
The DNA window shown above is from Verrucomicrobiia bacterium and carries:
- a CDS encoding Uma2 family endonuclease, which gives rise to MNALLEQVMELPTLPEFVAELDARLGAERERRRRFYEAHGVGEYWLVDPLSEMLDQYLLGEGGCALEMKSRTGLI